The following are from one region of the Hymenobacter radiodurans genome:
- a CDS encoding DEAD/DEAH box helicase produces MSDATPPPISFADFKLNKQLLTAVAEAGFTEPTPVQQQTIPLLLAGHDVLGIAQTGTGKTAAFGLPLLMKVKFAQGIHPRALILAPTRELAIQLETHLKRLATQTDLRIYAIYGGLGPKTQIETLAQGVDILIATPGRLLELYLKGELVLKELKTLVLDEADKMMDMGFMPQIRRILEVIPTKRQNVLFSATMPDKVATLSEEFLEFPVRVEVTPAATSAQNVSQTMYQVPNLLTKINLLGHLVRDEEEFNRVMIFCRTKEHADNVAHFLGRKSTGEVRAIHGNKGQNVRINAMDAFRNGELRFLVATDVAARGIDVPQVSHVINFDVPLIYDDYVHRIGRTGRAQHTGAAITFANAAEMHHMGRIAELINQTIPELPLPPDVTVAATAFDEQQGMDREIDDRRRRLDPNFKGAFHEKKVPLQKDIDKRTGLPYVEGPNRSVKGRKANPSKGRSSSPAKKAVAKARNRRK; encoded by the coding sequence ATGTCCGACGCCACGCCCCCACCCATTTCCTTTGCCGATTTCAAGCTCAATAAGCAGCTACTTACGGCCGTGGCTGAAGCAGGCTTTACAGAGCCAACCCCGGTTCAGCAGCAAACTATTCCGCTTCTCCTTGCCGGGCACGATGTGCTCGGTATCGCGCAGACGGGCACTGGCAAAACCGCCGCTTTTGGTTTGCCCTTGCTCATGAAAGTGAAATTTGCGCAGGGTATCCATCCCCGAGCCTTGATTTTGGCCCCCACCCGTGAATTGGCTATTCAGCTCGAAACGCACTTAAAGCGCCTCGCTACCCAAACCGACTTGCGGATTTACGCTATTTATGGTGGTTTGGGCCCCAAAACGCAGATTGAAACCTTAGCTCAGGGCGTTGATATTCTTATTGCCACGCCGGGCCGCCTGCTAGAGCTTTACCTGAAGGGCGAGTTGGTCTTGAAAGAGCTGAAAACCTTAGTGCTCGACGAGGCCGACAAAATGATGGATATGGGCTTTATGCCCCAGATCAGGCGTATTCTGGAAGTTATTCCGACCAAGCGGCAGAACGTGCTGTTTTCGGCTACCATGCCGGATAAGGTAGCAACCCTGAGTGAAGAGTTTCTGGAGTTTCCGGTGCGAGTGGAAGTGACGCCGGCGGCCACATCGGCCCAAAACGTCAGCCAGACGATGTATCAGGTGCCTAATCTGCTCACCAAGATCAACTTGCTGGGCCATCTGGTGCGCGATGAGGAGGAGTTTAACCGCGTCATGATTTTCTGCCGCACCAAGGAGCACGCCGACAATGTGGCCCACTTTCTGGGTCGCAAAAGCACGGGTGAGGTACGCGCTATTCACGGCAACAAAGGCCAGAATGTGCGGATCAACGCGATGGATGCATTTCGCAACGGCGAGCTACGCTTCCTAGTAGCCACTGATGTAGCGGCCCGCGGTATCGACGTACCACAAGTAAGCCACGTCATCAACTTTGATGTACCACTTATTTACGACGACTACGTGCATCGTATTGGCCGCACGGGTCGGGCCCAGCACACGGGAGCCGCCATTACGTTTGCTAACGCCGCCGAAATGCACCACATGGGTCGCATTGCAGAGCTTATTAATCAAACTATTCCGGAATTACCTCTGCCGCCGGACGTAACGGTGGCCGCTACCGCCTTTGATGAACAGCAAGGCATGGATCGGGAGATTGATGATCGTCGTCGCCGCCTCGACCCGAACTTCAAGGGCGCATTCCACGAGAAGAAGGTTCCGCTGCAAAAAGATATTGACAAGCGCACTGGTTTGCCTTATGTAGAAGGCCCGAACCGGAGCGTAAAAGGACGCAAAGCGAATCCGTCCAAGGGACGGTCGTCGTCGCCGGCGAAGAAAGCGGTAGCCAAGGCTCGCAATCGTCGCAAATAA
- a CDS encoding PfkB family carbohydrate kinase, with translation MSLVVIGSVAFDALETPFGKTDKIIGGAATYITLSASYSVKPVKLVAVVGDDFPQSDVLLLQEHGVDTEGLQIKEGEKSFFWSGKYSTDLNSRETLQTELNVLADFDPIIPDSYQDCKYLMLGNLTPQVQRLVIQRLVNRPKLIVLDTMNFWMDVALEELLTTIEMVDVLSINDEEARQLSGEYSLVKAARKIMAMGPKYLIIKKGEHGALLFCKNKVFYAPALPLEEVFDPTGAGDTFAGGFIGYLAATDDISFDNMKRAVIHGSAMASFCVEKFGTERLVNLTKEEIEARERQFAELVNVEPISIEA, from the coding sequence ATGAGTCTGGTAGTTATCGGTTCGGTGGCGTTCGATGCCCTGGAAACGCCTTTCGGCAAAACTGACAAAATCATCGGTGGCGCAGCTACTTATATCACGCTGTCAGCTTCTTACTCCGTAAAGCCGGTGAAACTAGTGGCTGTAGTAGGCGACGATTTTCCGCAGTCGGATGTGCTGTTATTGCAAGAGCACGGCGTAGATACAGAAGGGTTGCAGATAAAAGAAGGGGAGAAGTCGTTTTTCTGGTCGGGTAAGTATTCGACGGATCTGAATTCGCGCGAAACCTTGCAGACGGAACTGAATGTGCTGGCCGATTTCGACCCAATCATTCCCGATTCTTATCAGGATTGCAAATACCTGATGCTGGGGAATCTAACGCCCCAAGTGCAACGCTTGGTTATTCAGCGCCTCGTTAATCGGCCCAAGCTGATTGTGCTGGACACCATGAACTTCTGGATGGATGTGGCGCTCGAAGAATTGCTCACGACCATCGAGATGGTGGATGTGCTAAGCATTAATGATGAGGAGGCTCGCCAGCTTTCCGGTGAGTACTCGCTGGTAAAAGCGGCTCGCAAGATCATGGCCATGGGTCCTAAGTATTTGATCATCAAGAAGGGTGAGCACGGTGCGCTACTGTTCTGCAAGAACAAAGTCTTCTACGCGCCAGCATTGCCCTTGGAAGAAGTATTCGATCCAACCGGCGCCGGCGACACTTTCGCAGGCGGCTTTATCGGCTACCTTGCTGCCACCGATGATATTAGCTTCGACAACATGAAGCGCGCCGTGATTCACGGCTCGGCAATGGCTTCGTTTTGCGTAGAGAAGTTTGGTACAGAGCGTTTGGTGAATTTGACCAAAGAAGAAATCGAAGCTCGGGAGCGTCAATTTGCCGAATTGGTAAACGTAGAGCCGATTAGCATAGAAGCGTAA